One genomic region from Mesorhizobium terrae encodes:
- a CDS encoding peptidylprolyl isomerase → MAEIKDRENALIMETTKGKVVIELFPDLAPGHVGRIKELAREGAYDGVVFHRVIDGFMAQTGDVKFGKSGGKDFNPGRAGMGGSDRPDLKAEFSNMNHGRGTCSMARAQNPNSANSQFFICFEDAGFLNRQYTVWGQVIEGMDNVDKIKRGEPVQDPDKIVSLKVAADVQA, encoded by the coding sequence ATGGCTGAAATCAAGGACCGCGAAAACGCGCTCATCATGGAAACGACCAAGGGTAAGGTCGTCATCGAACTGTTCCCCGATCTGGCCCCTGGCCATGTCGGCCGCATCAAGGAACTGGCCCGCGAAGGCGCTTATGACGGCGTCGTCTTCCATCGCGTCATCGACGGCTTCATGGCCCAGACCGGCGACGTCAAGTTCGGCAAGTCGGGCGGCAAGGACTTCAACCCGGGCCGCGCCGGCATGGGCGGCTCCGACAGGCCGGACCTGAAGGCCGAATTCTCCAACATGAACCACGGCCGCGGCACCTGCTCGATGGCGCGCGCGCAGAACCCGAACTCGGCCAATTCGCAGTTCTTCATCTGCTTCGAGGATGCCGGCTTCCTCAACCGCCAGTACACGGTCTGGGGCCAGGTCATCGAAGGCATGGACAATGTCGACAAGATCAAGCGCGGCGAGCCGGTGCAGGATCCCGACAAGATCGTGTCGCTGAAGGTCGCCGCGGACGTGCAGGCCTAA
- the queA gene encoding tRNA preQ1(34) S-adenosylmethionine ribosyltransferase-isomerase QueA: MKVDLFDFDLPEERIALRPAEPRDAARLLVVRPGEGLADKVVRDLPSLLEPGDVLVFNDTKVIPAQLRGIRRRGDATAQVEATLHMRTGADRWLAFMRPGKRIATGDRIHFGHDGNSCFLGQLDATVLEKREGGEVLLGFDLSGAFLDEALHAVGHIPLPPYIASKRDDDARDLSDYQTIYAREEGAVAAPTAGLHFTPDLFAALDAKGIERRFVTLHVGAGTFLPVKADDTADHKMHAETGYVSQETADALNAAKARGNRIVCVGTTSLRLLESAARPDGTLAAWSGATDIFITPGYRFRTADALMTNFHLPRSTLFMLVSAFAGLETMRLAYGHAIKSGYRFYSYGDGSLLFRA, encoded by the coding sequence ATGAAAGTGGATTTGTTCGATTTCGACCTGCCCGAGGAGCGCATTGCGCTACGCCCGGCCGAACCGCGCGACGCGGCACGACTCCTGGTGGTGAGGCCCGGCGAGGGGCTGGCCGACAAGGTCGTGCGCGACCTGCCGTCATTGCTCGAACCCGGCGATGTGCTCGTCTTCAACGACACTAAGGTCATCCCGGCGCAGCTGCGCGGCATCCGCCGGCGTGGCGACGCGACCGCTCAGGTCGAGGCGACGCTGCATATGCGCACCGGGGCCGACCGCTGGCTGGCCTTCATGCGGCCCGGCAAGCGCATCGCCACCGGCGACCGCATCCATTTCGGCCATGACGGCAATTCCTGTTTTCTCGGCCAGCTCGACGCCACCGTGCTCGAAAAGCGCGAGGGCGGCGAAGTCCTGCTCGGCTTTGACCTCTCGGGTGCATTCCTCGATGAAGCGCTGCATGCCGTCGGCCACATTCCGCTGCCGCCCTATATCGCCTCCAAGCGCGACGACGACGCGCGCGATCTTTCCGACTACCAGACGATCTATGCGCGGGAAGAGGGGGCCGTGGCGGCCCCCACCGCCGGCCTGCATTTCACGCCGGACCTGTTTGCCGCACTCGATGCCAAAGGCATTGAGCGGCGGTTCGTGACGCTGCATGTCGGCGCCGGCACCTTTCTGCCGGTCAAAGCCGACGATACGGCCGACCACAAAATGCATGCCGAGACCGGTTATGTGTCACAGGAGACCGCCGATGCGCTGAATGCCGCCAAGGCGCGCGGCAACCGCATCGTTTGCGTCGGCACCACCTCGCTCAGGCTTCTGGAGAGTGCCGCGCGCCCGGACGGCACGCTCGCCGCCTGGTCAGGCGCGACCGACATCTTCATCACGCCCGGCTATCGCTTCCGCACCGCCGATGCGCTGATGACCAATTTCCACCTGCCGCGCTCGACGCTGTTCATGCTGGTGTCGGCCTTTGCCGGATTGGAAACCATGCGCTTGGCCTATGGCCATGCCATTAAGAGCGGCTATCGTTTCTATTCCTACGGCGACGGCAGTCTGCTGTTCAGGGCGTGA
- a CDS encoding DMT family transporter, whose product MVGALWSLLGVLAGAFIAIQAPINAQLARGLGVPVAAAAISFLAGAVVLGVVTFFTTRTQGLVIDWRTPAPWLFVAGGALGAVYVTSSVLLTPRIGAAALMAFLVAGQLLAGMMVDRVGFLGVAVREISTGRIVGAVLLLAGALMIRLY is encoded by the coding sequence ATGGTCGGCGCTCTCTGGTCGCTTCTCGGCGTCCTGGCGGGCGCCTTCATCGCGATCCAGGCTCCCATCAATGCCCAACTCGCACGCGGATTGGGCGTGCCCGTGGCTGCCGCCGCGATTTCGTTCCTGGCCGGCGCTGTCGTGCTGGGCGTTGTCACCTTCTTCACCACCAGAACGCAGGGGCTCGTCATCGACTGGCGAACCCCCGCACCATGGCTGTTCGTGGCTGGCGGTGCCCTTGGTGCCGTTTATGTGACGAGCTCGGTGCTGTTGACGCCGCGGATCGGCGCCGCGGCGCTGATGGCATTCCTGGTCGCCGGCCAGCTTCTGGCCGGCATGATGGTCGATCGCGTTGGCTTTCTTGGCGTCGCGGTTCGCGAAATCTCCACCGGCCGCATCGTGGGCGCCGTGCTCTTGCTCGCCGGCGCCCTGATGATCAGGCTTTATTGA
- the tgt gene encoding tRNA guanosine(34) transglycosylase Tgt — MTESFSFSVLATDGKARRGEISMPRGKIRTPAFMPVGTGGTVKAMYMDQVRGVGADIILGNTYHLMLRPGAERVARLGGLHEFARWPHPILTDSGGFQVMSLSKLRKLTEQGVTFRSHIDGSPYEMSPERSIEIQGLLDSDIQMQLDECTALPADENEIERAMELSLRWAERCKTAFGDQPGKAMFGIVQGGDNEKLRVRSAQALSAMGLKGYAVGGLAVGEPQAVMLEMLDITCPELPAEKPRYLMGVGTPDDIVKSVARGIDMFDCVMPTRAGRHGLAYTRRGKINLRNARHADDPRPLDEESDCPAARDYSRAYLHHLVRSQEALGAMLLTWNNLSYYQKLMQDIRNAIEAGQFETRTAAISEGWARGDLPAL, encoded by the coding sequence ATGACCGAGAGCTTTTCCTTTTCTGTACTCGCCACCGACGGCAAGGCGCGGCGCGGCGAAATCTCCATGCCGCGCGGCAAGATCCGCACGCCGGCCTTCATGCCGGTCGGCACGGGCGGCACCGTCAAGGCCATGTATATGGACCAGGTGCGCGGCGTCGGCGCCGACATCATCCTGGGCAACACCTATCACCTGATGCTGCGCCCGGGCGCCGAGCGTGTCGCGCGATTGGGCGGCCTGCACGAATTCGCCCGCTGGCCGCATCCGATCCTGACCGATTCCGGCGGTTTCCAGGTGATGTCGCTGTCGAAGCTCAGGAAGCTGACCGAGCAGGGCGTCACCTTCCGCTCGCATATCGACGGTTCGCCCTATGAAATGTCGCCGGAGCGCTCGATCGAAATCCAGGGCCTGCTCGATTCCGACATCCAGATGCAGCTCGACGAATGCACCGCGCTGCCGGCGGACGAGAACGAAATCGAGCGGGCGATGGAGCTGTCGCTGCGCTGGGCCGAGCGCTGCAAGACGGCTTTTGGCGACCAGCCCGGCAAGGCGATGTTCGGCATCGTGCAAGGCGGCGACAATGAAAAGCTGCGCGTGCGTTCCGCGCAGGCGCTGTCCGCCATGGGGCTCAAAGGCTACGCAGTCGGCGGTCTCGCGGTCGGCGAGCCGCAGGCTGTGATGCTGGAGATGCTCGACATCACCTGTCCGGAACTGCCGGCGGAAAAGCCGCGCTACCTGATGGGCGTCGGCACGCCCGACGACATCGTGAAGTCGGTGGCGCGCGGCATCGACATGTTCGATTGCGTGATGCCGACAAGGGCGGGGCGCCACGGGCTTGCCTATACACGGCGCGGCAAGATCAACCTGCGCAACGCCCGCCACGCCGACGATCCACGCCCGTTGGACGAAGAGAGCGACTGCCCGGCCGCGCGCGACTATTCCCGCGCCTATCTGCACCACCTTGTGCGCTCGCAGGAAGCGCTCGGTGCCATGCTGCTGACCTGGAACAACCTGTCCTACTATCAGAAGCTGATGCAGGACATTCGCAATGCGATCGAGGCCGGCCAGTTTGAGACCCGAACGGCGGCGATCTCGGAAGGCTGGGCGAGGGGCGATCTACCGGCTCTGTAG
- a CDS encoding four helix bundle protein: MTSGWSAIGSRQSVSDHEPPLGSENSKIGSYRDLRVWNLAIELAVDCYEQTRAFPQSELYGLTSQLRRAATSVAANIAEGYGRENTGSYVQFLRIAQGSLKEFETHIIISTRVGFLEAEAQRRFLAQANDIGRMLRALIRSLQRAS, from the coding sequence ATGACTAGCGGCTGGTCGGCAATCGGCAGTCGGCAGTCGGTCTCAGATCACGAGCCGCCGCTCGGTTCTGAAAACAGCAAGATCGGCTCATATCGCGATCTAAGAGTGTGGAACCTGGCTATTGAATTGGCTGTCGACTGTTACGAACAGACCAGAGCTTTTCCGCAATCTGAATTGTATGGACTTACATCTCAGTTGAGACGAGCAGCCACTTCCGTGGCGGCCAATATCGCGGAAGGATATGGTCGGGAAAATACCGGTTCTTACGTCCAGTTCCTTCGCATCGCTCAAGGTTCGCTGAAGGAATTCGAGACGCACATCATAATTTCTACCCGCGTTGGCTTTCTCGAGGCGGAAGCACAACGACGCTTTTTGGCTCAGGCAAACGATATCGGTCGGATGCTTCGGGCCTTGATACGCAGTCTCCAACGGGCAAGCTGA
- a CDS encoding circularly permuted type 2 ATP-grasp protein, translating into MAAFDEMLPETTGLRRPYSAYDRWLKEQDPARLAQKMEDAERVFRKTGITFAVYGEQEASERLIPFDIVPRIIAGQEWRRLALGIEQRVQALNAFLDDIYHRQEILRAGRVPRQLIADNEAFLPEMIGVRPPAGVYTHIIGVDIVRISENEFYVLEDNARTPSGVSYMLENRETMMQLFPELFQQIKVRPVENYPALLRQSLAAVRPKGVDGTPTIAVLTPGIYNSAYYEHAFLADQMGVQLVEGSDLRVVDGHVAMRTTEGYKQIDVLYRRVDDAYLDPLTFKPDSALGVPGIMDVYRAGNITIANAPGTGISDDKAIYSYMPEIVEFYTGRKPILGNIPTWRCSEPDSLKYVLEHLSELVIKEVHGSGGYGMLVGPAATRKECEEFGKKLAAKPSNYIAQPTLALSTCPIMTEKGLAPRHVDLRPYVLVSDRIQLVPGGLTRVALKEGSLVVNSSQGGGTKDTWVLDD; encoded by the coding sequence TTGGCAGCTTTCGACGAGATGCTTCCGGAAACTACCGGGCTGAGAAGACCATACTCGGCTTATGATCGTTGGCTAAAAGAACAAGACCCGGCCAGACTGGCCCAGAAGATGGAGGATGCGGAGCGCGTCTTCCGGAAAACCGGCATCACCTTCGCCGTTTACGGCGAGCAGGAGGCCTCCGAGCGCCTCATCCCCTTTGACATCGTGCCCCGCATCATTGCCGGCCAGGAATGGCGCCGGCTGGCGCTCGGCATCGAGCAGCGCGTGCAGGCGTTGAACGCGTTTCTGGATGACATCTATCATCGCCAGGAAATCCTGCGCGCCGGACGCGTGCCCCGGCAGCTGATCGCCGACAACGAGGCCTTCCTGCCCGAGATGATCGGGGTTCGTCCGCCGGCAGGCGTCTACACCCACATCATCGGGGTCGACATCGTCCGCATCAGTGAGAACGAGTTCTACGTTCTGGAGGACAATGCGCGCACGCCGTCGGGCGTCTCCTACATGCTGGAGAACCGCGAGACGATGATGCAGCTCTTTCCGGAGTTGTTCCAGCAGATCAAGGTGCGGCCGGTGGAGAACTATCCGGCGCTGCTCCGGCAATCGCTGGCGGCGGTCAGGCCGAAGGGCGTCGACGGCACGCCGACCATCGCGGTGCTGACCCCGGGCATCTACAACTCCGCCTATTACGAACACGCCTTTCTTGCCGACCAGATGGGCGTGCAACTGGTGGAGGGTTCGGACCTGCGCGTCGTCGACGGCCATGTCGCGATGCGCACGACCGAAGGCTACAAGCAGATCGACGTGCTCTACCGCCGCGTCGACGATGCCTATCTGGACCCGCTGACCTTCAAGCCCGATTCAGCGCTCGGCGTGCCAGGCATCATGGACGTCTACCGCGCCGGCAACATCACCATCGCCAATGCGCCGGGCACCGGCATTTCCGACGACAAGGCGATCTATTCCTACATGCCGGAAATCGTCGAATTCTACACCGGCCGCAAGCCGATCCTCGGCAACATCCCGACCTGGCGCTGCTCGGAGCCGGACAGCCTGAAATATGTGCTGGAGCATCTGTCCGAGCTGGTCATCAAGGAGGTTCACGGGTCGGGCGGCTACGGCATGCTGGTCGGTCCGGCCGCGACCAGAAAGGAATGCGAGGAGTTCGGCAAGAAACTCGCCGCCAAGCCGTCGAACTATATCGCCCAGCCGACCCTTGCGCTCTCGACGTGCCCGATCATGACCGAAAAGGGTCTGGCGCCGAGGCACGTCGACCTCAGGCCCTATGTGCTCGTCTCCGACCGCATCCAGCTGGTGCCCGGCGGCCTGACCCGTGTCGCGCTGAAGGAAGGCTCGCTCGTGGTGAATTCGTCTCAGGGCGGCGGGACGAAGGATACGTGGGTGTTGGATGACTAG
- a CDS encoding DsbA family protein, whose amino-acid sequence MLCQPIDRRLFLTGAVAALALPCLLANAAAMPTMDEVAADPAIPALGNPQGDVTIAEYVDFQCPVCKLAFIELKKLLAEDAGIRLVMKDWPIFGDASRYAAKMALATSDSGHYGQAVDALMTAEGRLSERRTDTILADAGIDLARTRANLAERGAGIDALLVRNESQASAFKLRGTPALVVGGRLFRHGLSLDELRTAVRQARS is encoded by the coding sequence ATGTTGTGTCAGCCAATCGACCGTCGTTTGTTTTTGACCGGTGCGGTCGCCGCTCTGGCGCTGCCTTGCCTGCTGGCCAATGCGGCAGCCATGCCGACCATGGATGAAGTGGCTGCCGATCCGGCCATTCCCGCGCTTGGCAACCCGCAAGGCGACGTCACCATCGCCGAATATGTCGATTTTCAATGCCCGGTCTGCAAACTGGCCTTCATCGAGCTCAAGAAACTGCTCGCGGAAGACGCAGGCATCCGTCTGGTCATGAAGGACTGGCCGATCTTTGGAGACGCGTCGCGCTACGCGGCCAAAATGGCGCTCGCCACCAGCGATAGCGGCCACTATGGGCAGGCGGTGGATGCCCTGATGACGGCCGAGGGCCGGCTGTCGGAGCGCCGCACGGATACGATCCTGGCCGATGCCGGCATCGACCTTGCCAGGACGCGTGCAAATCTGGCCGAGCGCGGTGCCGGGATCGACGCGCTGCTTGTCCGCAACGAGAGCCAGGCCAGTGCCTTCAAGCTGCGTGGCACACCGGCACTGGTGGTGGGCGGCCGCCTGTTCCGTCACGGTCTGTCGCTGGACGAACTCAGGACGGCGGTTCGTCAAGCCAGGTCCTGA
- a CDS encoding Lrp/AsnC ligand binding domain-containing protein yields MKTFFVQFKCELGKAYDVASALADAEIASEIYSTAGHYDLMAKFYIDDDQDVGHFVNEKVQVIPGIKDTFTTVTFRAF; encoded by the coding sequence GTGAAGACTTTTTTCGTTCAGTTCAAATGCGAGCTCGGCAAGGCCTATGACGTGGCAAGCGCGCTGGCCGACGCCGAGATCGCTTCCGAAATCTATTCGACCGCCGGTCACTACGACCTGATGGCGAAGTTCTACATCGATGACGATCAGGATGTCGGCCATTTCGTCAACGAGAAGGTGCAGGTCATTCCCGGCATCAAGGATACGTTCACGACCGTCACCTTCCGGGCGTTCTGA
- the coaD gene encoding pantetheine-phosphate adenylyltransferase: MTERIALYAGSFDPLTNGHLDVLKASLAIADTVYAAIGIQASKTALFSFEERAELIERAAATEFGAESRRIRVVSFTGLVIDAARKQGASIMIRGLRDGTDLDYEMQMAGMNETMAPELQTVFLPASPSVRTITATLVRQIASMGGDIRPFVPVAVAGALKAKFAK, encoded by the coding sequence ATGACCGAACGCATCGCGCTCTATGCCGGCTCCTTCGACCCGTTGACCAACGGTCACCTCGACGTGCTGAAGGCGTCGCTGGCGATTGCCGATACGGTGTATGCCGCGATCGGCATCCAGGCGTCGAAGACGGCGCTCTTTTCATTCGAGGAACGGGCCGAACTGATTGAGAGGGCCGCCGCCACTGAATTCGGGGCTGAAAGCCGGCGCATCCGCGTCGTTTCCTTTACCGGGCTGGTGATCGACGCCGCCCGCAAGCAAGGTGCCTCGATCATGATCCGCGGCCTCCGCGACGGTACCGATCTCGACTATGAAATGCAGATGGCGGGCATGAACGAGACCATGGCGCCCGAACTGCAGACCGTGTTCCTGCCGGCCAGCCCCTCGGTGCGCACGATTACCGCCACATTGGTCCGCCAGATAGCCTCGATGGGGGGCGATATCCGCCCGTTCGTGCCGGTGGCGGTCGCCGGTGCGCTTAAAGCCAAATTCGCGAAATAG
- a CDS encoding GFA family protein — MTTIEGACHCGAVRWRFNGTPEGATACNCTVCRRHGTLWIYGHEGEEIEVSGEAHAYARHGSESHLTFNFCPKCGCVAWWRGTRLNKEGRRRMAVNVRLAEPEVVAALPIDHFDGLDTFTDLPRDGRCVADYWF, encoded by the coding sequence ATGACGACGATCGAAGGTGCATGCCATTGCGGCGCGGTCCGCTGGCGCTTCAACGGAACACCGGAAGGCGCGACGGCGTGCAACTGCACGGTCTGCCGCCGCCACGGAACCCTGTGGATCTATGGTCATGAGGGCGAGGAGATCGAGGTGTCGGGCGAGGCGCACGCCTATGCGCGCCACGGCAGCGAAAGCCACCTCACCTTCAACTTCTGCCCGAAATGCGGCTGCGTGGCCTGGTGGCGCGGCACGCGGCTGAACAAGGAAGGCCGCCGGCGCATGGCCGTGAACGTACGGCTGGCCGAGCCGGAGGTCGTCGCCGCCCTGCCCATCGACCATTTCGACGGGCTGGACACTTTTACCGACTTGCCGCGCGATGGCCGCTGCGTGGCGGACTACTGGTTCTGA
- a CDS encoding serine hydrolase domain-containing protein yields the protein MRTFWRWALRVVVLTVVVALVGGFVFRQKIKELHAVYIYANLFKPDVIDENFRSFYKTYPSVRIERGAEVSDLPKAERPLPETYVSGGETRTIADWIEQSQTTGLLVIKDGVIVHEEYRRGNSAQTQSIAMSVSKSTISFLIGNAVADGLIKLDDPVEKYAPLLAEGGYKGVKVKNVLQMASGVGFNEDYGDLNSDVVRYIIQILTGSVDDFTAHLKNERPQGTVNRYVSADTQVLGMVLEGATGKPLPDYFKERLWSRLGPEADAYWLVDQKKETIAAGGLNAVLRDYARFGLLYLNEGRNWKGEQIVPAVWVHASVTPDAPYLMPGREDAAAGVPFGYGYQWWIPGKPQGDFSAIGIYGQFIYVNPARKVVIAKTSAYVDYNNSGNAMEYATIDAFQAIANAL from the coding sequence ATGCGGACATTCTGGCGTTGGGCATTGCGCGTCGTTGTGCTCACTGTCGTCGTTGCGCTCGTCGGTGGCTTCGTCTTCCGCCAGAAGATCAAGGAACTGCATGCGGTCTATATCTATGCGAACCTGTTCAAGCCGGATGTGATCGACGAGAATTTCCGCTCGTTCTACAAGACCTATCCTTCCGTCCGCATCGAGCGTGGCGCCGAGGTGAGCGACCTTCCAAAAGCCGAACGGCCGCTTCCGGAAACATATGTGTCGGGCGGCGAGACCCGTACGATCGCCGACTGGATCGAACAATCCCAGACCACCGGCCTGCTGGTCATCAAGGACGGCGTGATCGTCCATGAGGAATACCGGCGCGGCAACAGCGCACAAACGCAATCGATCGCCATGTCGGTTTCGAAGTCGACCATCTCGTTCCTGATTGGCAACGCGGTTGCCGACGGTCTCATCAAGCTGGACGACCCGGTGGAGAAATACGCGCCGCTGCTGGCCGAGGGCGGCTACAAGGGCGTCAAGGTCAAGAACGTGCTGCAGATGGCGTCCGGCGTTGGATTCAACGAGGATTATGGCGACCTCAACTCCGACGTCGTGCGCTACATCATCCAGATCCTGACCGGCTCGGTGGACGATTTCACCGCCCATCTGAAGAACGAGCGCCCGCAAGGTACGGTCAACCGCTATGTCTCGGCCGATACGCAGGTGCTGGGCATGGTGCTGGAGGGTGCCACCGGAAAGCCCCTGCCCGACTATTTCAAGGAGCGGCTGTGGTCGCGTCTCGGTCCCGAGGCCGATGCCTACTGGCTGGTCGATCAGAAGAAAGAAACGATCGCCGCCGGCGGGCTCAATGCGGTGCTGCGCGACTATGCCCGCTTCGGGCTGCTTTATCTGAACGAGGGGCGCAACTGGAAGGGCGAGCAGATCGTGCCGGCAGTGTGGGTGCATGCCTCGGTGACACCCGACGCGCCCTATCTGATGCCGGGCCGCGAAGACGCAGCCGCCGGCGTGCCGTTCGGCTATGGCTACCAATGGTGGATACCCGGCAAGCCGCAGGGCGACTTCTCGGCCATCGGCATCTATGGCCAGTTCATCTACGTCAACCCGGCGCGCAAGGTCGTCATCGCCAAAACCTCGGCCTATGTCGACTACAACAACAGCGGCAACGCCATGGAGTACGCGACGATCGATGCCTTCCAGGCGATCGCCAACGCGCTGTAA
- a CDS encoding peptidylprolyl isomerase has product MQLKKLAAFLVVLAGLFGGASQAFAADPENTMVITLKDGDVVVALRPDLAPKHVAQIKKLVREGAYDNVVFHRVIDGFMAQTGDVQYGNAKKGYDASLAGTGGSKEPDLPAEFSKEKYVRGVVGMARSQNPNSANSQFFIMFAPAPSLNGQYTIVGTVEKGMELVDKIKKGDAADNGAVTDPDRMVKVRIAADKN; this is encoded by the coding sequence ATGCAGCTCAAGAAGCTCGCCGCTTTCCTCGTCGTGCTTGCCGGCCTGTTCGGCGGCGCGTCGCAGGCTTTCGCGGCAGACCCCGAGAACACCATGGTCATCACGCTGAAGGACGGTGACGTCGTCGTCGCCCTGCGCCCCGATTTGGCGCCGAAGCATGTTGCCCAGATCAAGAAGCTGGTGCGCGAAGGCGCCTATGACAATGTCGTCTTCCATCGCGTGATCGACGGCTTCATGGCCCAGACCGGAGACGTGCAGTACGGCAACGCCAAGAAGGGTTATGATGCCAGCCTCGCCGGAACCGGCGGCTCGAAGGAGCCGGACCTGCCGGCCGAATTCTCCAAGGAGAAATATGTGCGCGGCGTCGTCGGCATGGCCCGCTCCCAGAACCCGAACTCGGCGAACTCGCAGTTCTTCATCATGTTCGCCCCGGCGCCGTCGCTGAACGGCCAGTACACCATTGTCGGCACCGTCGAGAAGGGCATGGAACTCGTCGACAAGATCAAGAAGGGCGATGCCGCCGACAACGGCGCGGTCACCGATCCCGACCGCATGGTCAAGGTCCGCATCGCCGCTGACAAGAACTGA
- a CDS encoding GNAT family N-acetyltransferase: MLDETPVFRLATASDVEAVTALTEQAYEPYTQAFGAPPIPVTEDYAPRIEAGQVWLLEVSGALAGLIVLERHADHILIFSVAVAPAFQGRKLGIRLLDWAEQKARAAQFDLVKLYTNARMERNIALYSAYGYRETGRRANPKRPGWIVVDMEKRLADEA; this comes from the coding sequence ATGCTGGACGAAACGCCGGTATTTCGCCTCGCCACCGCCTCGGATGTCGAGGCGGTCACGGCGCTGACCGAGCAGGCTTATGAGCCTTATACGCAGGCGTTTGGCGCGCCGCCGATCCCTGTCACCGAGGACTACGCTCCTCGCATCGAAGCGGGGCAGGTCTGGCTGCTGGAAGTCTCAGGCGCGCTCGCCGGGCTGATCGTGCTGGAACGGCACGCCGATCACATCCTGATCTTTTCCGTTGCGGTGGCGCCGGCCTTCCAGGGCCGGAAGCTGGGCATCCGGCTGCTTGACTGGGCCGAGCAAAAAGCGCGGGCCGCTCAGTTCGATCTGGTCAAGCTCTACACCAACGCGCGAATGGAGCGGAACATCGCGCTCTATTCGGCCTATGGCTATCGCGAAACCGGCAGGCGGGCCAATCCGAAACGGCCGGGCTGGATCGTGGTGGATATGGAGAAGCGGCTGGCCGACGAGGCGTAA
- a CDS encoding dihydrofolate reductase family protein: MSKVRVLGFSVSLDGYGAGPEQSLEHPFGKGGMELPQWLMGTKTFNTMIGEQGGSTGVDDRYAAASLQGFGAFIIGRNMFGPLRGEWPDENWKGWWGDNPPYHTPVFVLTHHARPSIEMEGGTTFHFVTEGADEALKRAKAAAGKLDVKIGGGVETVRHYLRTGAIDDMHLAISPVLLGKGEALFAGLDLPALGYQVTARETTDLATHVVLEKR; the protein is encoded by the coding sequence ATGAGTAAGGTTAGAGTATTGGGTTTCTCGGTTTCGCTCGACGGCTACGGCGCCGGGCCGGAACAGAGCCTCGAACACCCGTTCGGCAAGGGCGGCATGGAATTGCCGCAATGGCTGATGGGAACGAAGACATTCAACACGATGATCGGCGAACAAGGCGGTTCGACCGGCGTGGACGACCGCTATGCGGCGGCCTCGCTGCAAGGCTTCGGCGCCTTCATTATCGGCCGCAACATGTTCGGTCCGCTACGTGGTGAATGGCCGGACGAGAACTGGAAAGGCTGGTGGGGCGACAACCCGCCCTATCACACGCCGGTGTTCGTGCTTACGCATCACGCGCGGCCGTCGATCGAGATGGAGGGCGGAACGACCTTCCATTTCGTCACCGAAGGCGCCGACGAGGCGTTGAAGCGGGCAAAGGCGGCGGCGGGCAAGCTCGACGTCAAGATCGGTGGCGGTGTCGAGACGGTGCGGCACTATCTGCGCACCGGGGCGATCGATGACATGCATCTGGCGATTTCGCCGGTGCTGCTCGGCAAGGGCGAAGCGCTTTTCGCCGGTCTTGACCTGCCGGCTCTCGGCTATCAGGTCACGGCCCGCGAGACAACGGACCTAGCCACGCATGTCGTGCTGGAGAAACGTTGA